In Ursus arctos isolate Adak ecotype North America unplaced genomic scaffold, UrsArc2.0 scaffold_2, whole genome shotgun sequence, the genomic stretch CAGGAACCCCAAATGTCACCAACTGACAGATTTCTTGGGCCGTTCGGTTGTGGTCTGTGTTGTCACGGCTTCTTCAGATGTTCGTGTTCTAAGAGAAGGCTTCGTGTCGTTCCCCCCTTGGTTCAGAAACTGATGATGACACCAGTTTGTACGGCCCTCCCTGATGACACAATTCTTCTGCTGGGAAGATCAGCGTAGGGCTTGGGAATAGGCTTATTGTAAAATCTGAGCGCTTACAGCCCTTTACTGCTGGTAACCACCGCGGGGAAATTTGGGGCCAGGCATGCCAAGTGAAAGCAGAATTACTTCCTGGCTCGAGCGTTGCAGTTGACCTTGAAATCAGGTTCCAAGCCAGCATGCCCTTGGAAAAGTCACCGCACCTCTCAGAGTTTCACTTTCTCCGCTTGTAAAATGGGGTCTGTGTGTGGCTGGGCCCTCCTGATGGCCTTTTCCACCCCCttatttcctttctgccttccctaTCATCTCTGGTCCCTGGGACCCACATTAGCTTGCTTGCCAGTTTTTCATCCTGGACCCTGGATGCCCTCAGTCAGCCTCTCTGAGATGCCCAGACCAGGGTTTCTTAACTtcggcactgttgacatttggggccaggtAATTCCttgtttgggggggaggggtgtcctgTGTGGTGTAGGCTGTtgagcagcacccctggcctctgcccactggATGACGTAGACAGTTGTGACAACCCAGCTGTCTCCAGACAGTGCCCTGGGGACGGCCAGAATTGCTGCAGGTAAGAGTCACTGCCCGAGACAGCTTCATTTCTGAGGCAGAACTGGGACGTGCAGTGATTTCGCCCCCCATAATGTGTAGGTCTCTGCTTTGTGACTGTGTCCTGGCAAATACCAGGGAGGCAGCACAGTGACCTCCAACCCTCATGGGGCGCAAGACTCAAAAATCAGCAAGGTTTGAGCTAAACGGATCATCTCTTTGGAGATAACAAAGGGCCTAGCGTTCTTGCTTATTTTTCACGTATGTCAAGTCCAAGTACCTTCTTCTCAGTGTGAAGTGGGTCTTATTCTTTCCCCTTGGATCCCCATGTCCTCTCACCTCCTCTCCACCCGCCCCAGCTCCTCCTTTTTAtctttgttgagctggcttccctgGAAGATCTTGACTTCTTCTGTCCTTTTTATTCCCTCAGCTCCATCAAAGTCCCTTAGCAGGTTTATGAGTAAAAGTCAAATCCCAGAAGAGAAAGTCCCCACAGAGAAGGCAGATGAGGAGCCTGCTGGGCCGGGGTTTCGGGGACGCGGTGGTACCTCAGGAGGACGTTAGGCAGCGTGGCCCCTCATGGCTTCCAGAGATAAAGCTCAGAAGCTCACGGAGTCCTGCCACAAAATTCAATAAATACAGGAGGGCAAACAAGGTAATATGGAAATGGAATATTCTGCCACAGCAAGAGACTTTCCTGTTTTTTGGAAACTCATTGGAACCATTCACATTTATTCTCCATTTTACTGGGACGTGAAGGTATTTCTAGTtgcaggggagagagagtgtgtgtgtgtgtgtgtgtgtgtgtgtgtgcatgtgtgtacatacactCCACAGAGCTGCAGCCCATCATCCCGCTGCTGCAGGCAGCCTGTCTTCCCATCCACACCCTCCCCTTGCCCATGGAGGGCTTGTTACTGTGCTGCAGATGGAATTCGGGCTGCAGGACTAGAGCTTGTCAGCGGCCAGCAGAGAGCGTGAGGAGTTGTGGGCTGGCGGTGGAATGGGGCCCATGCATTAGTGAAGCCAGACTGACCCGGGACACCCTGCCGGGGGAAAGGGTGCAGCTTGCTGCCTTGGAGAGTATTCTAGACCACCCTGAGGGCCTGCCGGGGAAGGCTCAGGAGGCCTCTGCGTGCAGCCCCTCTGGTGCctagaggcagggagggaaggaagcgggtgagagaaggaggcagaggagtcACCAGTGGTTCATCAGGCGGGGCTATAGGAGAGGGTAGCAGAGGCTCCTAGGTGCTATACATTTCTGATCTTTGGGGAGCGATCTTATTTAGTGGAAGTAAGATTGAATATGATACAAGATTGAATAAAACACATAATGAAGGTTGTGGTTCCATTAGGTACCGTGatcagggaagccttcctggaggtGGTGGACTTGAGCTGGGCTCacacagaaaaggaggaaggtaATCCAGTGGAAAAGAACAGCATTAACAaaggggcagagctgagaatTTGCATGCGCTTTAGAGGCCTGTAAAAAGATCAGACTttttagtgatattttaaaaattttactagtAAGAGAAAAGATTTGATGGATAATAATAAGGTTGGATCCCCACCTCAGGAAATGCATGGTAAACAAAATTGCAGcaagatttaaataagattgtCAGCTTCGAGAAGATCTCTATTGGCATGCCCTAGGGCTCTGCCATTGGCCAAGTACTGTAGAACTTATCAATGActtggaggaagaaaaggaagacctACTTATCAAGTTAATGGACACCTTATAGCTGTGTAGTATCATGATCCGTGAGCTGACACGTTAAGCAAAAGATTTTGCTCGGCTGGAAGATGCCCAAGTGAACAGAGTGAAAGTCAGGAGAAGTGGCTGTAGAGCCCACCCTTAATCTCCAGAACATCAGTCATCGTCCAAATATAGACAGAGACGCAGCAGAGGCAGACAAAGCTTGCACTTCTCTGCAAGCTCGGGGAGAATCCCCAGGGAGAGGTGGCTGCAGGCTTGGGTCCAGCCCCAGGGCAGGCCACCTCCATGCATCTCCCTGGGCATGGTTAGGCGATCCCCAGAATCACGCACTGCACTTTGGGAATGCCACTTTTTCAGAGAAATCCTGGCAGATAAGAGTGATGACCTCCAAGAGGGCAGAAGTCCTAAAACCCAAGGAACTCAGGAGACCTGAGACAGTTGAGCTCAGAGAATACCTAAGGGGAAGTGGTATGGGGCTGTCTCCTAATATTTCAAGAACTGCGATGTTGAAAAAGTATTGAATTGACTCTATGTGGTTCCATAACGTGGAACCAAGCCCAATAGGTGGGTTTGAAGGGGCAAGAGATTTTGTATCAGTGCAAAGAGAGGCTTTCTAATAGAGCAGCTCAGAAATGGCAGGGACAGTCCTTTgaagaacagtgcccagcacaagTTGGAGGTCTGGTTTCAGGCATTGTGTGGGTGAGTCTGGGGGTTTCTATGAGCCCCTCCAGGTGTAAGGCTCTGCCAACTTGGATATAGTGGAAACTTCACAGATGAGTGTTGGGATGGAGCCAAGGCAAGGGATACTTTCAATCATTTACTCACACGGTCAGCAAACGTGTATTATGTTCCAGGCCCTGTTCCAAGTGTGGGGCCCACAGCGGTGACCCCAACAGAGATCTTCAGAAAGCCACTCagcaggtgggggagggtagGCAGGCTGCACAGGGGCACGAGGGAACTTTTAGGAGCGACGGGAATGTTCTCTTGATCCTCGTTGACATTTGCCAAAACTCATTGAATGAGACCCTTAAGACAGGAGTGTTTTATTTGATGTAAATCATTTCTCAATCAAGTTGATTCCAAaagcacagccctgccctcctggaccTTTCATCCTGGTGGGAGGAGAGAAACATGAACCAATCAAGCCGAGTGGTGGAAGGGGGCGCGGTTAGGGAGGAAGCTGTCCCTGGGAGTACCGGGGGAGGGACGTGGTTGCAGCACCAGGCTCACCCATTCCGTGTCTCTGTCCAGGAGTATGAGTGCCTGGAGCAAGAGAACACTTTGCTACGGAGAGAGATCGGGAAGCTGACGGAAGAGCTCCGGCACCTGAGCGAGGCACTCAAGGAGCACGAGAAGATGTGCCCGCTGCTGCTGTGCCCCATGAACTTGGTGCCAGTGCCACGGCCGGACCCTGTAGCCGGCTGCCTGCCCCGATGAAGCCCAGGGATCGTCTTCCTCTGCCGACGGAGGAGCCTTGGTCTTTTTCACACCTGGGGTTAGGCGGGTTCCCTCCGCTTCTGTGTCCAGGGGGACCTGTGGCCAGGTCACCTCCTCGGAGCTCCTGGCCGTGTCCTCAGCAGACGGCTCAGCACGACGCTCCCGCGGGAGCCTCTCAGAGCCCTGAGCGGATCCAGGCAGGGAGGCCACCCTCAGGAGTCACCTCAATCCACTTTGGCAGCTAGTAGGTTCCGTGTTGTGCAGAATTATTTCCTTTAGAATTTGGATAATAAAGATGGTTATGATCTCTTCTTTTGCCAAGTTCTTGGAATTTGGAAATACCATATGTTTCCTAGTCCTGGAGAGACCTCCTTTTGTTTCAGGCTGTTTTGTGGCTCCTGGGTCTTGTTTTCCCCTTCTGGTCATCGTCCCTGTGGCCATAACCGTGCTCGATGCAGGAGGCACCTCTGGGGGTCTGCAGAACAAAGGCCAGTGGGACTTCCTGCCACCCCAGCTGGGTCAGGAAGGGATAGTCATGCTAGGCCTGACTCGTGCTTGTCTTCTGCTTTGGGTAGCCCCCCATCTTGGTCAACACCCCCGCCCGTGCTGGACTCTCATGGGAAATGTTCTTTTCCAGGCTGGTTTTCCTGTCTGCTCTGTGCACTCCTGGGCCACCTCCCCATTCCATAAGTAGGCATAGGATCAGAGGACAATTTCACTTTATGTTAGTCTGAATCACAATAGAATGGGGAAATCTGTCccctagttttttaaaaaaacaaatatattggCAGACGAGGAGAGCAATTTCCTTTCAAAAGTCCCGTCTAACTATTATTTCAGGAAAAGCAGAACCAAGACAAGTTGAAGGTGGCCCTAGCGAGAAAAGCAAAATGGCAGAGGACTCCCCATCCTCTTCCAATTCTCTTTTTCCCCTGGACCAAGGGAGTTGTGGAGGGCAGAGCCACGCCATCATAAAGGGCACAAGAAATGGGAACAGAAGGAAGATGCTTTGTTGTAAATGCAGATgttaaaaagaggaaagtaagaaaagaaagagaacccagcccctcccaggggtGACCAACTTGCTGACTTCATATAAGTATTCATATTGGCTACTCCTCGGGAGCCTCCTTTTTCTTAGGGAagtgtcccccgccccccaggcatTTTAGAGGTCTGCGGGACTCTTGTAACTCACACCGGCTAAAGGCTGCAAGGTTTCCCTGGTCAGAGGCATTGGAAGTCTGCCATTAGAGACCCAGGCTGCTGCAGAACCAGGCCGAAGCTTCCGGAATGCAGCTGTTCCAGGGGGATGGTGGCATTTCTTAGTAAGAGAGACTTTATAAATCACCCAGCCCGATCCATTCACTTTGCAGACAAGGGGCTCTGAGGAGGTGAGGGAAAggccttgcccaaggtcccccATGAGTGAGCAGCAGAACCAGGTTGGAACCCCAGAGAGTCTGACATGACTCCTGACCCACTGGAGAGCCGATAGCATCAGGCTGAACCCATGTCGCAGATGActcagggcaggagctggggtctACACTTGGCATGACCTTCTGTCAACGCCTCACAAGGCTGGCCAGGACCGCCACGGTCCAGGTGACCAGCCCATTCTTGAAGGGCGGACTCAGAGCCAGGGTCCCAGGGACCGATGTGGCTGTGCGCACGAACACATAAAGTGTGTGCCTTGGACCTGCAGGTGTTTTGAAGCTGCTGTCTTTCAACTCCAGCACCTTCTGCCCCTGCAGGAAGCTCCTTCCTCTCTGGCTGGGGCTCAGCCTGATCCTGCAGTACTTCCGTCTCTCTGGCTCACACAGTCCTCGAGCGATATGCCTGCTGATCTGCTCTGACCCCTTCTGACCCTGCTCCCCGACTCCACTGCTAACCCAGGGGTGTCTgtgcctgctggcctccctggcCTGAGTCCCCTGGCTCCACACGATAGTTCGGAGACCATCTCCTTCCCTTTAGTTGCACTGTGCCCACAAGGTCTTGGGGTCCCCTGGCTCCTCTACTCGGGCCGGGAGACACAGGACAAAGGGCCCAGGGAGGATGGTGGGGAGCGGTTCTACGTGAGACGTGATAGTATACCATTTCCGCCCACAGCCTGTGGCCAGCCCTCAGTCACACGGCCTCGCTGAGCTCTCAGGGACATTGGGAATTGAAATTCAGCtatgtgctcagtggggaaataAATCGGATTCAGGGAATATCTGTCAGTCTCTGCCAGAGGGAGATCTAGCTTTTGCTCCCAGCCCCCCACTGAAAGTGCCCGCTTGCAGGTCCCCAGTAAGCTCTGGCTGCCAAATCTAATTGGACATATCTCAGGTCTTATTTTCCTTTCGTCCCCCAGATTAAGACACAAACTTGTGCATTTCTTTCcgtctctctgcctgctgcttcacAGGATAAAGGAGCTCCTCTTCTTGGGGCCTCCACCTCCACCTATCCCTAAACTGATAATTCCCACATCCGTACCCAGAATAAGGGCAGGTATACTCGGCTGCCCTTCCACGTCTCCGAGAGAACATCGCACCAACCTATCCCACTCAACATGTTCACAGCTGTATTCATGATCTCACTGTCTTCCCATCAAAGATGCTTCTCGATCTGTTTTCACCTGTTTAATAAAGGGCTCCATCCCCCACCTGGCATCATAGCTGGAACCACTGTGTCCCCAGAGTAATTCACCAAGCCCTTCAGTTGTGCCTCCTAATTACCCCCAGATCCAGTCACTTTGCTCGGATGGGCTAATCGCCTTACCTGCTCACAAGGCCTTGATTCAAACTAGCTGTGCAACATGGGGGCCTTCCCCCCTGAGCTGTGTGTTCACCGAGGTGAAGCTGCCTCCCCTTTTGATGTCAGAGCAGTAAATGGGGAGTCAAGGAACCCAAACTAGGGAAGCCCAGGGTAGTGTGTCATGGTGCTAGGGTCCAAGTCCCCTGCAGGATAACTGGCAATTGTGACAAGAGTTCTGAAAACCAACCCCTCACTGAGCTTGGCTACTAAGAATGTCCTTATCAACCTCCCAGTACCGTCAGGGGAGTCTCAGCTCCCCAGCTCCTACTCCGAAGAAGCAAAAATTCTGTATAAACTTGAGGAACTATTGTATTATTTCAGAAGAGACAAGGAAAGTTGATAAGTTACTGGGGATTGGATTTACTCGGTTGTATTCACACTGCTGCTGTGTGCATGGCCTGGCGCCCCACCCCTGAATTGAGACTCTGAGTGACTCGgttgggctggggcaggggggaagggaggcaggctgAGAAAGGCCCCTTCAGCATAGAAAGTGTCAGAGGGAGGAAACCCTTCCTTCACACCCACGCGGCCACACAACTTCCTGTCCGCAATCCCTCCCTGTGTTGCAGCAGCCCAGCCTTGAAGCCTGGGGTTTCCATCACTGAATCAGGCCCCAGTTTGGGCCCCAAACCTTGGTTGAGAATGATGACACTAACGGACAGGAAAGCGAGAGACCCAAAAGCCCCTGTCTTCTTTCCCATCAACTCTAGGGTTTCCACAGTCCTGGGTGTACTTACCAGGGCTGCGGGTTCTGTCCTAGCGGGAGCTAGAAGACAAGGGGCGGCCCTGAATCTCACGGACACGTCTTCCCTCCCACGGTATCCTGGAAGTCCTGGCAGGGTCATCCGTGCCACAGCAGGAAGGCTTGTAAACGAAAGCCAGCCAGCCGGggagcagaaagaaaggagaatggagagaaggaaggggagaggaaggaagggaaggagataaagtgggagagggaaagaaggaaggaggatgaggagagggggatggggatcCTGTGCTCTGAACCTAAAGCATCCCGGGGGCGAGGGCGCAAGATGCTGAATCCCCAGGGGGCTGTGCTGCTGGAAGCCCTCTATAATGACATGTAACTCGAGGGGGGAGAGTGGAGCTGGCCAGGGCCAGAGTGTCTGCAAACCACTCAGTGCTAGGAGTAGAGGGAACTTCCTTGCATTGCCCATTTGGAAATGGACCTCCTTGATGAGATTGCACCCACTTATCTTTTTGGGACCAAAGGAGATCAATGGGTTCACTTCTGCTGCCATGGGCATCATCACCGTTACATGACCCACACTGAAAGTCTGTATCTGGCAGGTGCCAATGCACTTGGTATGGCCATGCTTGAAGAACTCCTGTCCTAAATCTGGAGCCATGTTCAGGGAAGACTGGCCCTGCAGGCAGCTCACCTGCTCTTCTGGGTGTTCTAGCATGACCTTTTCGGGTCCGATGTTCTTGAGAAAAGCAGAAATGTCATCGCAGATCAGACCAAAGGCCATTAGCCCAGAATTCCGACCACGATGCTGAGGAAAGTGCGAGGGACAGTCCAGTGTTTGCATTCTAAGACACCATCCTGAAAGGCCAGAGATGGGACTGGAACTTCCCTGATTTCCCTAAAAAACCTGCTacatatctatccatccattatCAAGACCCTTCTTGAATGGGTTTAAGTTCTCAGTGGCCTTGTGCTGGGCGTCAGCCTCTGTTCTGCCCTGAAGACACCTCTGCTCCCTGTCAATCTCCGGTCCCTCGTTAGTGGACAAAGCAAGTTTCCTCCTTGCCTGGGGCCCGGAGAGTGCCAGTGT encodes the following:
- the BATF3 gene encoding basic leucine zipper transcriptional factor ATF-like 3, producing the protein MSQVLPAAGSVLQRSVAAPGNQTQPQSPEDDDRKVRRREKNRVAAQRSRKKQTQKADKLHEEYECLEQENTLLRREIGKLTEELRHLSEALKEHEKMCPLLLCPMNLVPVPRPDPVAGCLPR